DNA from Amycolatopsis sp. DSM 110486:
GAGCGGGCCCGCTTCGCTGGCGGGGTCGAGCCCGTCGCCGATGCGGATCCGGTCGGCCCGCGCGGCGAGCTCGGCGACGAAGCGGTCGTGCACGCCGTCCTGCACGATCAGCCGCGCGCCCGCCGAGCAGACCTGTCCGGAGTGGACGAACGCGGCGGCCAGCGCGTAGTCCAGCGCGGTCTCGAAATCGGCGTCGTCGAACACCACGTTGGGGTTCTTGCCGCCCAGTTCGAGGGCCACGCGCCGGACGCCGCGCGCGGCCGCGGCCATGATCTTCTCGCCCGTGGCGAGCCCGCCGGTGAAGGACACGAGGTCGACGCCGGCGTGCTCCACCAGGGTCGCGCCGACCGCACCCGGGCCGAGCAGCAGGTTCACCACCCCGGGCGGCACGCCCACTTCTTCGGTGAGCGCGACGAGCCGGATCGTGGACAGCGGCGTGACCTCGCTCGGTTTGAGCACGGTGGTGTTCCCCGCAGCCAGCGCCGGGGCGAGCTTCCACGACATCTGCAGCAGCGGGTAGTTCCACGGTGCGATAAGCGCGCAGACACCCACCGGTTCGTGCGTGATCCGGCTGATCGCGCGCGGGTCGCCGGTGTCCACCACCCGCCCGGCGTCGTGCGCGGCCAGGGCGGCGTAGTAGCGGAAGACCGCGGTGACGTCGTCGATGTCGATGCGGCCCTCGGCCAGCGTCTTGCCGGTGTCGAGCGTTTCGGTGCGGGCCAGGTCCTCGCGGTCGCGCTGCAGTAGAGCGGCGATGCGGGTGAGCAGGTCCGCGCGGTCGGCCGCGGTCGTTCTTCGCCAGGGCCCGGCGTCGAACGCCCGGCGGGCCGCGGTCACGGCGGCGCCGACCTCGGCGGTACCCGCCACGGCCACGGTGGCCAGCACTTCGCCGTTGGCGGGGTTGAGCACTTCCGAGCACGCCTCGTCGGCGGCTTCGGTCCAGATTCCGTCGATGTGGAGGTCCTTCATCAGGCCTTCCCAAGCAGCTCGCAGAGCCTTTTGCCACGCTGGGTGTGACGCGCGGCACTTCGAGTGCGTACATTTGTACGCTAGGCGTGTACACATGTCCACAACGAGTTCTCGGCGCCGACACCGGGCGTTCGCGCGAGGCCGTGCGACGATCAGCGGTGCCCGACGAGACCGGTGAGTGAAGGAGCTTGGCGGCGATGACGACGCGTGACACCGCCGGGGGCAGGAAGCTGCGCGGCCCCAACGACCCCGAGCGGCGGGCCCGGATCGCGAAGGCGGCGATCGAGGTCGTGGCCGAACGCGGCATCGACGGGCT
Protein-coding regions in this window:
- a CDS encoding aldehyde dehydrogenase family protein gives rise to the protein MKDLHIDGIWTEAADEACSEVLNPANGEVLATVAVAGTAEVGAAVTAARRAFDAGPWRRTTAADRADLLTRIAALLQRDREDLARTETLDTGKTLAEGRIDIDDVTAVFRYYAALAAHDAGRVVDTGDPRAISRITHEPVGVCALIAPWNYPLLQMSWKLAPALAAGNTTVLKPSEVTPLSTIRLVALTEEVGVPPGVVNLLLGPGAVGATLVEHAGVDLVSFTGGLATGEKIMAAAARGVRRVALELGGKNPNVVFDDADFETALDYALAAAFVHSGQVCSAGARLIVQDGVHDRFVAELAARADRIRIGDGLDPASEAGPLVSEQHRAKIEGYIAGAVKAGAKLRAGGARPDDPALQRGFFLRPTVFSGCTRDMAVVREEVFGPVVTVERFTDEAEAITLANDTDYGLAGAVWTSDAGRAQRVAGALRHGTVWINDYHPYLPQAEWGGFGRSGIGRELGPSGLAEYRETKHVYHNIDPVPQRWFKG